A genome region from Anastrepha obliqua isolate idAnaObli1 chromosome 4, idAnaObli1_1.0, whole genome shotgun sequence includes the following:
- the LOC129244580 gene encoding uncharacterized protein LOC129244580, which yields MEPIAAEAPQLVKVKLLPAIAPEERKRHIVANIVLEGHTSAVPYIDDANNGTNVVQVQSLGAIPPGREGRKRLRFYSVGPRTYHTKCPLCEQHGDAAVMRAAGLKDASCCLSTLSCFFPIFWLCCICTWCGCNREWTTKGIYCSKCGGKLGIQQRPK from the exons ATGGAACCGATCGCTGCGGAAGCTCCACAATTGGTAAAAGTCAAGCTGTTACCTGCGATTGCTCCCGAGGAGCGCAAGCGGCATATTGTGGCCAATATAGTGCTGGAGGGTCACACCTCAGCCGTGCCGTATATTGATGATGCAAACAATGGAACTAATGTGGTGCAAGTACAGTCGCTTGGCGCCATACCACCCGGCAGGGAAGGGCGAAAGCGCTTACGTTTCTATTCGGTGGGGCCGCGTACCTATCACACCAAATGCCCACTGTGTGAGCAGCACGGCGATGCGGCTGTGATGCGAGCCGCAGGATTGAAGGATGCAAGTTGTTGTCTGTCGACGTTGTCATG ctttttccccattttttgGCTCTGCTGTATCTGCACCTGGTGCGGCTGCAATCGCGAATGGACCACGAAAGGTATTTACTGCAGCAAATGTGGCGGCAAATTGGGTATTCAACAGAGGCCGAAATGA
- the LOC129244581 gene encoding uncharacterized protein LOC129244581 encodes MMTESTSTPTTPAVEDNNSTPAAVDKNATKQLTEKELKEQQIYNNFATPLIGTYLNLPQDSVMLKCPACGIIEMTQVENDLKWWAAEINRFVGCLWVTCCCCCCMDYYIPCKQTDRNHYCKNCGCYFGRAMKHSAIKPKKIANS; translated from the exons ATGATGACTGAATCCACTTCCACCCCAACTACACCTGCAGTCGAAGACAATAACAGCACACCGGCTGCGGTAGATAAAAATGCCACAAAGCAGCTGACGGAGAAAGAGCTGAAGGAGCagcaaatttataataatttcgccACACCACTCATTGGCACCTACCTAAATCTGCCACAGGATTCTGTGATGCTGAAATGCCCTGCATGTGGGATTATTGAGATGACACAAGTTGAAAATGATTTGAAATGGTGGGCAGCGGAGATCAATCGCTTTGTGGGCTGTTTGTGGGT cacatgttgttgttgctgctgcatgGACTACTACATACCTTGTAAGCAGACCGATCGCAATCATTATTGTAAGAATTGTGGCTGTTACTTTGGACGCGCGATGAAGCATTCAGCTATCAAACCGAAGAAGATCGCCAATTCGTGA
- the LOC129245277 gene encoding uncharacterized protein LOC129245277: MVQPQQKLPIVPQPTYFAVGPQPHEVTCPHCQATAKTVMLRPIMRCFSRRHYCAECGEYLGTYRRPQL, from the coding sequence ATGGTTCAACCACAACAAAAGCTGCCCATCGTTCCCCAGCCAACATACTTCGCTGTGGGTCCCCAGCCCCATGAGGTCACTTGTCCCCATTGCCAGGCGACGGCCAAAACGGTGATGCTACGTCCAATAATGCGCTGCTTCAGTCGACGTCATTACTGTGCCGAGTGCGGCGAATATTTGGGCACCTATCGGAGACCGCAACtttga
- the LOC129245272 gene encoding uncharacterized protein LOC129245272 gives MTVDEKECVKVVIKGEPILKSVELKNIGFLEPQPVIVNCPACEAEALSTVRMEAVTCMQRFLNATKLCKNWQRRTDINHYCSKCGCYIGRYVPINCSERCISRRARKMAANDSMSLKTRPQDCAEKVQKTREKVKAKRAAAKAEKEAAESQVTTEMPEDAK, from the exons ATGACCGTCGATGAAAAGGAATGTGTGAAGGTAGTAATCAAAGGTGAACCCATTCTTAAATCAGTCGAGCTAAAGAATATTGGCTTTCTCGAGCCGCAACCGGTGATCGTCAATTGTCCTGCCTGCGAAGCTGAAGCACTAAGCACAGTGCGTATGGAGGCGGTTACATGTATGCAACGGTTTCTCAACGCAACAAAGTTGTG TAAAAATTGGCAGCGTCGCACCGACATCAATCACTATTGCAGCAAATGTGGCTGCTATATCGGCCGTTATGTGCCGATAAATTGCAGTGAACGTTGCATATCGCGCAGAGCTCGAAAAATGGCCGCAAACGACAGTATGTCACTGAAGACACGACCGCAGGATTGTGCCGAGAAAGTGCAGAAGACTCGCGAGAAAGTGAAAGCAAAGCGCGCTGCAGCAAAAGCAGAGAAAGAGGCAGCGGAATCGCAGGTGACCACAGAAATGCCGGAGGATGCAAAGTGA